A section of the Serratia liquefaciens ATCC 27592 genome encodes:
- the hisL gene encoding his operon leader peptide, giving the protein MTRIQFSHHHHHHPD; this is encoded by the coding sequence ATGACACGCATTCAGTTCAGCCACCATCATCACCATCATCCTGACTAG
- the speB gene encoding agmatinase: MLNQPQSGNDMPRFAGIPTMMRLPVAEDARGLDAAFVGIPLDIGTSNRSGTRYGPRQIRQESVMIRPYNMGSGAAPFERLQVADLGDVAINPYSLADSVRRIELAYSDILAHGCIPLTLGGDHTLTLPILRAAAGRHGPVGLIHVDAHSDTNEEMFGEQLAHGTTFRRAFEEGLLAPQRVVQIGLRGSGYEAADFDWSCRQGFRVVQAEECWYRSLAPLMAEVREQMGSGPVYLSFDIDGLDPAFAPGTGTPEVGGLSVWQGLEIVRGCRGLNLIGADVVEVSPPYDRSGNTALLAANLLFEMLCVLPGR; encoded by the coding sequence ATGCTTAATCAACCCCAGAGTGGCAACGACATGCCGCGGTTTGCCGGTATCCCTACCATGATGCGCCTGCCCGTTGCCGAAGATGCACGCGGTCTGGATGCGGCCTTCGTTGGCATTCCTCTTGATATTGGCACTTCAAACCGCAGCGGCACGCGCTATGGGCCTCGGCAGATCCGTCAGGAGTCGGTGATGATCCGCCCGTACAACATGGGTAGCGGCGCTGCCCCTTTTGAACGGTTGCAGGTTGCCGATCTGGGGGATGTCGCCATCAATCCCTACAGTCTGGCGGACAGCGTTCGGCGTATCGAACTGGCCTATAGCGACATTCTGGCCCATGGCTGCATCCCGCTGACGCTGGGAGGCGATCACACGCTGACGTTGCCGATCCTGCGTGCCGCCGCCGGCCGTCATGGCCCGGTCGGTTTAATTCACGTGGATGCGCATTCAGACACCAATGAGGAGATGTTTGGCGAGCAACTGGCGCACGGCACCACTTTCCGTCGCGCCTTTGAAGAGGGGCTGTTGGCACCCCAGCGGGTTGTGCAGATTGGGCTGCGGGGCAGCGGCTATGAAGCTGCCGATTTCGACTGGTCGTGCCGGCAGGGGTTTCGCGTGGTGCAGGCGGAAGAGTGTTGGTATCGCTCTTTAGCGCCGCTGATGGCCGAAGTGCGCGAGCAGATGGGCAGTGGGCCGGTTTATCTGAGCTTCGATATCGATGGGCTGGATCCGGCGTTTGCTCCGGGTACCGGCACGCCGGAAGTTGGCGGGCTGTCGGTGTGGCAGGGCCTGGAAATTGTCCGAGGATGCCGGGGGCTGAATCTGATCGGCGCCGACGTGGTGGAGGTCTCACCGCCTTACGATCGTTCCGGTAATACCGCGCTGCTGGCGGCCAACCTGCTGTTTGAAATGCTGTGCGTGCTGCCTGGGCGATAA
- a CDS encoding SDR family oxidoreductase, whose product MKKVAIIGLGWLGMPLALSLMSRGFDVVGSKTTPDGVEAARMSGIECYQLEMTPELICEPEDLESLLRVDALVVTLPARRTVEGSENYFNAVRMLVDSAMAFGVPRILFTSSTSVYGETTGTVREDSPLQPVSPSGRVLVELERWLHELPNTSVDILRLAGLVGVDRHPGRFLAGKVDVKGGSQGVNLVHQDDVIAAIQLLLKLPKGGHVYNLCAPAHPTKREFYPALAEQLHLAPPQFAIEAEQGGRLVDGSRICNELGFEYQYPDPARMPVN is encoded by the coding sequence ATGAAAAAGGTAGCCATTATTGGTCTGGGCTGGCTGGGCATGCCGTTGGCCCTGTCGCTGATGAGCCGTGGGTTTGACGTCGTTGGCAGTAAAACGACGCCGGATGGCGTTGAGGCCGCGCGGATGAGCGGCATTGAATGTTATCAGTTGGAAATGACGCCGGAGCTGATTTGCGAACCGGAGGATCTGGAGTCTTTGCTGCGCGTTGATGCGCTGGTGGTGACATTGCCTGCGCGCCGCACTGTCGAGGGCAGCGAGAACTACTTCAATGCGGTACGCATGCTGGTGGACAGCGCGATGGCTTTTGGCGTACCGCGTATTCTGTTTACCAGTTCGACTTCGGTATACGGTGAAACTACCGGCACGGTACGCGAGGATTCGCCGCTGCAGCCGGTTTCGCCGTCGGGGCGAGTGCTGGTGGAACTGGAGCGTTGGCTGCATGAACTGCCGAACACGTCGGTGGATATCTTGCGGTTGGCGGGACTGGTGGGTGTGGATCGTCACCCCGGTCGTTTCCTGGCCGGCAAAGTCGACGTCAAAGGCGGTTCGCAAGGGGTGAATCTGGTGCATCAGGACGATGTGATCGCCGCGATTCAACTGTTGCTGAAACTGCCGAAAGGCGGTCACGTTTATAACCTTTGCGCCCCGGCCCATCCCACCAAGCGTGAATTTTACCCGGCGCTGGCCGAACAGCTGCATCTGGCCCCGCCGCAGTTCGCCATTGAGGCAGAGCAGGGTGGGCGCCTGGTGGACGGTAGCCGCATCTGCAATGAGCTGGGATTCGAATATCAGTATCCGGATCCGGCGCGCATGCCGGTCAATTAA
- a CDS encoding GNAT family N-acetyltransferase, whose amino-acid sequence MNITVTETLNEDTLDVIRQGLRAHNSPYVDPSLRKPLGIYAQGAAGQVVAGLTGETWGNWLSVEWLWVADSQRGSGLGRKVLLAAEREAKARGCRYVRLDTFSFQARPFYEKLGYQLQMTLQNYPVEHECYFLTKTLIE is encoded by the coding sequence ATGAACATCACCGTAACCGAGACGCTCAATGAAGACACCCTCGACGTTATTCGTCAGGGGTTACGAGCCCATAACAGCCCCTATGTGGATCCCAGCCTGCGTAAGCCGCTTGGCATTTACGCCCAGGGTGCCGCCGGCCAGGTGGTCGCCGGCCTGACCGGCGAGACCTGGGGCAACTGGCTGAGCGTTGAATGGCTATGGGTAGCGGACTCGCAACGCGGCAGCGGCCTGGGGCGTAAAGTATTGCTGGCGGCGGAACGGGAGGCGAAAGCACGCGGCTGCCGCTATGTTCGTTTGGATACCTTTAGTTTTCAGGCGCGGCCGTTCTACGAAAAACTCGGTTATCAACTGCAGATGACGCTGCAGAATTACCCGGTGGAACATGAATGTTACTTTCTCACCAAAACCCTAATTGAATAG
- the hisB gene encoding bifunctional histidinol-phosphatase/imidazoleglycerol-phosphate dehydratase HisB, with amino-acid sequence MSQKFLFIDRDGTLIAEPPEDFQVDRLDKLALEPDVIPCLLELQQAGYQLVMITNQDGLGTAIFPQETFDPPHSLMMQILSSQGIHFEDILICPHLPADNCDCRKPKTALVKGYLEPGVMDTAHSYVIGDRPTDVQLAENMGIQGLRYQRDTLGWKEITRQLTQRDRHAQVNRATKETQIDVNVWLDREGGSKIKTGVGFFDHMLDQIATHGGFRMDINVKGDLYIDDHHTVEDTGLALGEALNKALGDKRGIARFGFVLPMDECLARCALDISGRPHLEYKAEFNYQRVGDLSTEMVEHFFRSLSYTMGCTLHLKTKGKNDHHRVESLFKVFGRTLRQAIRVEGNTLPSSKGVL; translated from the coding sequence GTGAGCCAGAAATTCCTCTTTATTGACCGTGACGGCACGCTGATTGCTGAACCCCCAGAAGACTTCCAGGTTGATCGCCTGGACAAGCTGGCGCTGGAGCCGGACGTCATTCCTTGCCTGCTTGAATTGCAGCAGGCAGGTTACCAACTGGTGATGATCACCAATCAGGATGGCCTGGGTACCGCCATTTTTCCGCAGGAAACCTTCGATCCGCCGCACAGCCTGATGATGCAGATCCTCAGCTCCCAGGGTATTCACTTTGAAGATATCCTGATCTGCCCACATCTGCCGGCGGACAACTGCGATTGCCGCAAACCCAAAACCGCGCTGGTCAAAGGCTATCTGGAGCCCGGCGTGATGGATACCGCTCACAGCTACGTGATCGGCGATCGCCCCACCGACGTTCAACTGGCGGAAAACATGGGCATTCAGGGCTTGCGCTATCAGCGCGATACCCTGGGCTGGAAAGAGATCACCCGCCAACTGACCCAGCGCGATCGTCATGCGCAGGTTAACCGCGCCACCAAAGAAACCCAGATCGACGTCAACGTCTGGCTGGATCGCGAAGGCGGCAGCAAGATCAAAACCGGCGTGGGTTTCTTCGATCACATGTTGGATCAGATCGCCACCCACGGCGGCTTCCGCATGGACATCAATGTTAAGGGCGATCTGTATATCGACGATCACCACACGGTAGAAGACACCGGTCTGGCGCTGGGCGAAGCCCTGAACAAGGCATTGGGCGACAAACGCGGCATCGCACGTTTCGGCTTTGTGCTGCCAATGGACGAGTGCCTGGCGCGCTGCGCGCTGGATATCTCCGGCCGTCCGCACCTGGAATACAAGGCTGAATTTAACTATCAACGCGTCGGCGATCTGAGCACCGAAATGGTCGAACACTTCTTCCGCTCGCTGTCTTACACCATGGGTTGCACGCTTCACCTGAAAACCAAAGGCAAAAACGACCATCACCGCGTCGAAAGCCTGTTCAAAGTGTTTGGCCGTACGCTACGCCAGGCGATCCGCGTTGAGGGCAATACCCTCCCGAGCTCGAAAGGAGTGCTGTGA
- a CDS encoding LysR family transcriptional regulator: MLTNLSDIDLRLLRVFVAVAEAHGVSAAQEPLLMNQSTISTHLATLETRLGFRLCQRGRSGFMLTPKGERILIACRTLFNAARDFTRVSQSLNGLLTGDLQIGLVDNLVSLPGNPFSRAIKQFQRRHQDVQLQCRICAPGEIEQGLLNQQLDLGIGYFGQQLEALQYQPWISETQAVYCSSDHPLFTAEQPGREQIENARWVKRGYLLAQQLCPLAPLNLGAVAHHMEGVAHLVLSGEYLGYLPTHYAARWVEQGALRQLGGQALSYQATLSLVTRPGAPKEALLALIEDLSGLARAPQTKNPAGAGSDTDIN; the protein is encoded by the coding sequence ATGCTCACTAATCTAAGCGACATCGATCTGCGGCTGCTGCGGGTGTTCGTCGCCGTCGCAGAAGCCCATGGCGTCAGCGCCGCCCAGGAGCCGCTGTTGATGAATCAGTCGACTATCAGCACCCATCTTGCGACGCTGGAAACCCGGCTGGGGTTTCGTCTGTGCCAGCGAGGGCGATCCGGCTTTATGCTGACGCCCAAAGGGGAGCGCATATTGATCGCCTGCCGCACGCTGTTTAACGCCGCACGCGACTTCACCCGGGTCAGCCAGTCGCTGAACGGACTGCTGACCGGCGATCTGCAAATCGGGCTGGTGGATAATCTGGTGTCGCTGCCGGGCAACCCCTTCAGCCGTGCTATCAAACAGTTTCAACGCCGCCATCAGGACGTGCAGTTGCAGTGCCGAATTTGCGCCCCCGGCGAAATTGAACAGGGGCTGCTGAATCAGCAGCTCGATTTGGGCATCGGTTATTTCGGCCAGCAGTTGGAAGCATTGCAGTATCAACCCTGGATAAGCGAAACGCAGGCGGTCTACTGCAGCAGCGATCATCCGCTGTTTACCGCAGAGCAACCGGGTCGCGAACAAATTGAGAATGCGCGTTGGGTCAAGCGCGGTTATCTGTTGGCACAGCAGCTCTGCCCGTTGGCGCCGTTAAACCTTGGTGCCGTCGCCCACCATATGGAGGGGGTCGCCCATCTGGTGCTCAGCGGTGAATATCTCGGGTACCTACCGACCCATTATGCCGCGCGCTGGGTTGAACAGGGAGCACTGCGGCAGTTAGGCGGGCAGGCGCTCTCCTACCAGGCAACCCTGAGCCTGGTGACCCGGCCCGGAGCGCCAAAGGAGGCTTTGTTGGCGCTGATAGAGGATTTGAGCGGATTGGCGCGAGCGCCACAGACAAAAAACCCCGCAGGCGCGGGGTCAGATACTGATATTAATTGA
- the hisD gene encoding histidinol dehydrogenase, which translates to MSTFNTPVNWADCSAEQRAALLMRPAISASDSITRTVSEILDNVKANGDQALRDYSAKFDKTEVGALRVTADQIAAASARLGDDIKQAMAVAVANVETFHNAQKLPPVDVETQPGVRCQQVTRPIDSVGLYIPGGSAPLFSTVLMLATPARIAGCRRVVLCSPPPIADEILYAAQLCGVKEVFQVGGAQAIAAMAFSTDSVPRVAKIFGPGNAFVTEAKRQISQRLDGAAIDMPAGPSEVLVIADAGATPAFVASDLLSQAEHGPDSQVILLTPDAVMAQAVAEAVEQQLAQLPRAETARQALASSRLIVAKDLAECVAISNQYGPEHLIIQTRDARALVDSITSAGSVFLGDWSPESAGDYASGTNHVLPTYGYTATCSSLGLADFQKRMTVQELTPQGFMNLAATIETLAAAEQLIAHKNAVTLRVAALKEQA; encoded by the coding sequence ATGTCGACTTTCAATACTCCGGTCAATTGGGCAGACTGCAGCGCCGAACAGCGCGCGGCACTGTTGATGCGCCCGGCGATCTCCGCCTCGGACAGCATCACCCGCACGGTGAGCGAGATCCTCGACAACGTGAAGGCTAACGGTGACCAGGCGCTGCGCGATTACAGCGCCAAATTTGATAAAACCGAGGTTGGCGCGCTGCGCGTCACCGCCGACCAGATCGCCGCCGCCAGCGCTCGTCTGGGTGATGATATAAAGCAGGCGATGGCAGTCGCGGTCGCTAACGTCGAAACCTTCCACAATGCGCAAAAGCTGCCGCCGGTGGATGTGGAAACCCAGCCGGGCGTGCGTTGTCAACAGGTCACCCGCCCGATCGACTCGGTCGGGCTGTATATTCCCGGTGGCTCCGCGCCGCTGTTTTCTACCGTACTGATGCTGGCGACGCCGGCACGTATCGCCGGTTGCCGCCGCGTGGTGTTGTGCTCACCGCCACCGATTGCCGATGAAATTCTCTATGCCGCGCAGCTGTGCGGGGTAAAGGAAGTGTTTCAGGTTGGTGGCGCGCAGGCGATTGCCGCTATGGCATTCAGCACCGACTCCGTACCGCGCGTGGCGAAGATCTTCGGGCCGGGCAATGCCTTTGTCACCGAAGCCAAGCGCCAAATCAGCCAACGGTTGGACGGCGCAGCGATCGATATGCCGGCCGGTCCTTCCGAGGTGTTGGTGATTGCCGATGCCGGTGCGACGCCGGCGTTTGTCGCCTCTGATTTGTTGTCGCAGGCGGAGCACGGCCCAGACTCGCAGGTGATCCTGCTGACGCCGGACGCCGTTATGGCACAGGCGGTAGCCGAAGCGGTCGAACAGCAACTGGCGCAACTGCCTCGCGCCGAAACCGCTCGTCAGGCGCTGGCCAGCAGCCGACTGATCGTCGCCAAAGATCTGGCCGAGTGCGTGGCGATCAGCAATCAGTATGGCCCGGAACACCTGATCATTCAGACCCGCGATGCCCGCGCCCTGGTCGACAGCATCACCAGCGCCGGTTCGGTATTTCTCGGTGACTGGTCGCCAGAGTCCGCCGGTGACTATGCGTCCGGCACCAACCACGTATTGCCGACCTACGGGTATACCGCGACCTGTTCCAGCCTGGGCCTGGCGGATTTCCAAAAACGCATGACGGTGCAGGAACTGACGCCGCAAGGCTTTATGAACCTGGCCGCCACCATTGAAACCCTGGCCGCCGCCGAGCAGTTGATTGCCCACAAAAACGCCGTCACCCTGCGCGTTGCCGCACTGAAGGAGCAAGCATGA
- a CDS encoding magnesium and cobalt transport protein CorA: METATMVVNCVAYKAGERLGEVTIDDISEVVKQPDTFVWLGLWQPEDAFMRKVQEEFGLHDLAIEDALCAHQRPKLEAYGDSLFIVVKTAQWGNDEIEYGETHFFVGKNFLITVRHGASPSYAPIRAKAEENHKQMCRGPGFALYSVLDFVVDNYRSVVAKFEATIEGIEANMFKSEFDQAAIENVYTLRRHLLALRNAAMPMDEICNQLIRLHEEVIPKELRAYVRDVQDHAHQVVSNIDDMREMLTNAMHVNLALVTVKQNEVVKRLAGWGAILAIPTVIFSLYGMNFADMPELTFPWAYHATLGVTVVGCFFLYQKLKRSGWL; encoded by the coding sequence ATGGAAACCGCAACCATGGTTGTGAATTGCGTGGCATACAAGGCCGGTGAACGGCTGGGCGAAGTGACCATTGATGATATCAGCGAGGTGGTCAAACAGCCGGATACCTTCGTCTGGCTCGGGCTGTGGCAGCCGGAAGACGCCTTTATGCGCAAAGTGCAGGAGGAGTTCGGGCTGCACGATCTGGCGATTGAAGATGCGCTGTGCGCCCACCAGCGACCGAAGCTTGAAGCCTACGGTGACTCGCTGTTTATCGTGGTCAAAACCGCGCAATGGGGCAATGACGAAATTGAGTACGGCGAAACACACTTCTTCGTGGGCAAGAACTTCCTGATCACGGTACGACACGGTGCATCGCCCAGCTACGCCCCAATCCGCGCCAAGGCCGAAGAGAACCATAAGCAAATGTGCCGCGGCCCGGGCTTTGCCTTGTATTCGGTGTTGGACTTTGTAGTAGATAACTACCGTAGCGTGGTGGCGAAGTTCGAGGCAACCATTGAAGGCATTGAAGCCAACATGTTCAAATCGGAATTTGATCAGGCCGCCATCGAGAACGTCTACACCCTGCGGCGGCACCTGCTGGCGCTGCGCAATGCCGCGATGCCGATGGACGAAATCTGCAATCAGTTGATCCGCCTGCATGAAGAAGTGATCCCGAAAGAGCTGCGCGCCTACGTACGCGACGTGCAAGACCATGCGCATCAGGTGGTCAGCAATATCGACGATATGCGCGAAATGCTGACCAACGCGATGCACGTCAATCTGGCGCTGGTCACCGTAAAACAGAACGAAGTGGTGAAACGCCTGGCCGGTTGGGGGGCGATCCTGGCGATCCCTACGGTGATATTCAGCCTGTACGGCATGAACTTCGCCGACATGCCAGAGCTGACATTTCCATGGGCCTACCACGCCACGCTGGGGGTCACCGTCGTCGGCTGCTTCTTCCTCTACCAGAAGCTGAAGCGCTCCGGCTGGCTTTAA
- the hisC gene encoding histidinol-phosphate transaminase — protein sequence MSIENLARANVRELTPYQSARRLGGNGDVWLNANEYPIAPEFQLTAQTFNRYPECQPVRVIERYADYAGVKKEQVLVSRGADEGIELLIRAFCEPGKDAILFCPPTYGMYAVSAETFGVERRTVATKKDWQLDLAAIADSLDNVKLIYVCSPNNPTGNLIDPNDLRSLLEMAKGKAIVAVDEAYIEFCPQASVAAWLSDYPHLAVLRTLSKAFALAGLRCGFTLANEDLIALLLKVIAPYPLSTPVADIAAQALSTEGIRVMRQRVTEIAANRSWLQQALQNCACVEQVFASDSNYLLARFTASSNVFKTLWDQGIILRDQNKQPGLSGCLRITIGTRDECQRVVDALSALPGATETRQEPM from the coding sequence ATGAGCATTGAAAACCTGGCGCGCGCCAACGTTCGCGAGCTGACCCCGTATCAATCGGCTCGCCGCCTGGGGGGCAATGGCGATGTGTGGCTGAACGCCAACGAATACCCGATCGCCCCGGAATTCCAACTGACCGCTCAAACCTTTAACCGCTATCCGGAGTGCCAGCCGGTACGGGTGATCGAGCGCTACGCCGATTACGCCGGGGTTAAAAAGGAACAGGTGCTGGTCAGTCGTGGGGCGGACGAAGGCATTGAACTGCTGATCCGCGCCTTCTGCGAGCCGGGCAAAGACGCCATCCTGTTCTGCCCGCCGACTTACGGCATGTACGCCGTCAGCGCTGAAACCTTTGGCGTGGAGCGTCGCACCGTGGCGACCAAAAAGGACTGGCAATTGGATTTAGCTGCCATTGCCGACAGCCTGGATAACGTGAAACTGATTTACGTCTGCAGCCCAAACAACCCAACCGGTAATCTGATCGATCCCAACGATCTGCGCAGCCTGCTGGAAATGGCCAAAGGCAAGGCAATCGTCGCGGTGGATGAGGCCTATATCGAATTCTGCCCGCAGGCCAGCGTGGCCGCCTGGTTGAGCGACTATCCGCACCTGGCTGTTCTGCGCACTCTGTCAAAAGCCTTCGCGCTGGCTGGCCTGCGCTGTGGTTTTACTCTGGCCAACGAGGACTTGATCGCCCTGCTGCTGAAGGTGATCGCACCTTATCCGCTGTCTACTCCGGTCGCCGATATCGCTGCACAGGCGCTCAGCACCGAGGGGATCCGCGTGATGCGTCAGCGCGTTACCGAGATTGCCGCCAACCGCAGTTGGCTGCAGCAGGCGCTGCAAAACTGCGCTTGCGTTGAGCAGGTTTTCGCCAGCGACAGCAATTACCTGCTGGCTCGTTTCACTGCTTCCAGTAATGTGTTTAAAACCTTATGGGATCAGGGCATTATCTTAAGAGACCAAAATAAACAACCTGGGTTGTCCGGCTGCCTGCGCATCACCATCGGCACCCGTGACGAATGCCAGCGCGTGGTTGACGCGCTGTCTGCCCTGCCCGGTGCAACCGAGACTCGCCAGGAGCCAATGTGA
- a CDS encoding sodium:solute symporter codes for MNLDLLVVVFYFLVIGAVGWLGVRRATTKEDYLVAGRNLGPCLYLGTLSAVVLGGASTIGSVKLGYTYGISGVWLCGALGAGIVVLSMVLAKPLLKLKLYTVSQVLSRRYHPAARVTSGAIMLAYDLMVAVTSIIAIGSVMQVMFDLSFITSILLGGGLVVLYSTLGGMWSLTLTDIIQFIIMTVGMMLVLMPMSIVKAGGWTAFSSQLPDSYYRLSSIGLDTIAVFFLIYFFGILIGQDIWQRVFTARSNTIARYAGLGAGVYCVLYGVAGALIGMAGKLVLPQLANTDGAFAAIAQAVLPPGVSGLVAAAALAALMSTASACLLASSTIALEDVLPAIRKRPSGGLAAGRFTTLIMGCIMLGLAFVVRDVMAALTLAYNLLVGGMLIPLIGAIFWQRATSTGAIASMLTGSLSVLGLMYYQGIEANSPIYGGLLAGGAAFVMGSLLTRPSPQPQVQPE; via the coding sequence ATGAATCTCGATCTGCTGGTAGTGGTGTTTTACTTTTTGGTGATAGGAGCGGTGGGTTGGTTAGGCGTTCGCCGGGCGACGACCAAAGAGGATTATCTGGTTGCCGGACGTAATCTGGGGCCCTGTTTGTATCTGGGCACCCTGTCTGCGGTGGTGCTGGGCGGGGCGTCAACCATCGGCAGCGTCAAACTGGGTTATACCTACGGCATCTCTGGCGTGTGGCTGTGCGGTGCGCTGGGGGCGGGCATCGTGGTGCTGAGCATGGTGTTGGCAAAGCCGCTGCTTAAGCTAAAGCTCTACACCGTCAGCCAGGTGCTGTCGCGCCGTTATCACCCAGCGGCCAGAGTCACCAGCGGCGCCATTATGTTGGCCTACGATCTGATGGTGGCGGTGACGTCGATCATTGCCATCGGCAGCGTGATGCAGGTGATGTTCGATCTGTCGTTTATCACGTCGATTTTGCTCGGTGGCGGTTTGGTAGTGCTGTATTCAACGTTGGGCGGCATGTGGTCACTGACGCTGACCGACATTATCCAGTTTATCATCATGACCGTTGGCATGATGTTGGTGCTGATGCCGATGAGCATCGTCAAAGCCGGGGGTTGGACGGCGTTCAGTAGCCAACTGCCGGATAGCTACTACCGGCTATCATCCATCGGGCTGGATACTATCGCGGTATTCTTCCTGATCTACTTCTTCGGCATTTTGATTGGTCAGGATATCTGGCAGCGGGTATTTACCGCCCGCAGCAACACTATTGCTCGTTATGCCGGATTAGGGGCCGGCGTGTATTGCGTGCTGTATGGCGTAGCCGGTGCGTTGATCGGCATGGCCGGCAAGCTGGTGTTGCCGCAGTTGGCTAATACCGACGGGGCTTTTGCCGCCATTGCGCAGGCGGTACTGCCGCCGGGCGTCAGCGGATTGGTGGCCGCCGCCGCACTGGCTGCGCTGATGTCGACCGCCAGCGCCTGCCTGCTGGCGTCATCGACCATCGCGCTGGAAGACGTATTGCCGGCGATTCGCAAGCGCCCCTCGGGCGGACTGGCCGCCGGGCGATTTACTACGCTGATCATGGGCTGCATCATGCTGGGGTTGGCGTTTGTGGTGCGGGACGTGATGGCGGCGCTGACGCTGGCTTATAACCTGCTGGTGGGCGGCATGCTGATCCCGCTGATTGGCGCGATTTTCTGGCAGCGGGCCACCAGCACCGGCGCTATCGCCAGCATGCTGACCGGCAGCCTGAGCGTTTTGGGGCTGATGTATTATCAGGGTATTGAAGCCAACAGCCCTATCTACGGCGGCTTGCTGGCGGGCGGCGCGGCCTTCGTGATGGGCAGCTTACTGACCCGGCCAAGCCCACAGCCGCAGGTACAGCCCGAGTAA
- the hisG gene encoding ATP phosphoribosyltransferase: MLDKTRLRIAMQKSGRLSDESQELLARCGIKINLQQQRLIAFAENMPIDILRVRDDDIPGLVMDGVVDLGIIGENVLEEELLTRRAQGEDPRYFTLRRLDFGGCRLSLATSLDTEYTGPQSLQDARIATSYPHLLKQYLDKQGVRFKSCLLNGSVEVAPRAGLADAICDLVSTGATLEANGLREVEVIYRSKACLIQRDGEMPEAKQQLIDRLMTRIQGVIQARESKYIMLHAPSERLDEIVALLPGAERPTILPLAGAQNRVAMHMVSSETLFWETMEKLKALGASSILVLPIEKMME; this comes from the coding sequence ATGCTGGACAAAACACGTTTACGGATAGCAATGCAGAAGTCAGGCCGCCTGAGTGATGAATCCCAGGAGTTACTGGCGCGCTGCGGCATTAAAATCAACCTGCAGCAACAGCGCCTGATTGCCTTCGCGGAGAATATGCCGATTGATATCCTGCGCGTCCGTGATGATGATATCCCAGGGCTGGTGATGGACGGCGTGGTCGATCTGGGGATTATCGGTGAGAACGTGCTGGAAGAAGAGCTGCTCACCCGCCGCGCTCAGGGCGAAGATCCCCGTTACTTCACCCTGCGCCGCCTGGACTTCGGCGGTTGCCGTCTGTCGCTGGCTACCTCGCTCGACACGGAATACACCGGCCCGCAAAGCCTGCAAGACGCCCGCATCGCCACCTCTTATCCGCACCTGCTGAAACAATATCTCGATAAACAAGGCGTGCGCTTCAAATCCTGCCTGTTGAACGGCTCGGTGGAAGTGGCACCGCGTGCCGGTCTGGCCGACGCCATCTGTGATCTGGTCTCCACCGGTGCCACGCTGGAAGCCAACGGTCTGCGCGAAGTGGAAGTGATTTACCGCTCGAAAGCCTGCCTGATCCAACGTGACGGCGAAATGCCGGAAGCCAAACAGCAATTGATCGACCGCCTGATGACCCGTATTCAGGGCGTGATCCAGGCACGAGAATCCAAGTACATCATGCTGCACGCGCCGAGCGAGCGCCTCGATGAAATCGTTGCGCTGCTGCCGGGCGCGGAACGCCCAACCATTCTGCCACTGGCCGGTGCGCAAAATCGCGTGGCAATGCACATGGTCAGCAGTGAAACCCTGTTCTGGGAAACCATGGAAAAGCTGAAAGCGCTCGGTGCCAGTTCGATTCTGGTGTTGCCAATTGAGAAGATGATGGAGTAA